The genomic DNA CGCTGGCGCTGGCGGCCAGGCTGGTGCTGGCGCACCGCCCCGGGCCGGTGGTGACCAACCTGTCCACCAGTCGTCTGCTGGACGACGTGGCGGAGGCCGCGGGCGTGCCGCTGGTGCGGGCCCCCGTGGGGGAGATCAACGTGGCGCGCCGCATGCAGAAGGAGGGCGCCACCGTGGGAGGCGAGGGGAACGGGGGGGTGATCCTCCCCGACGTGCACCTGACGCGCGACGCGCCGGTTGCGGCCGCGCTCATCCTGCAGCTCCTGGCCGAGTCGGACCGGCCGCTCGGCGCGCTGGCGGCGGAGATCGGCCGGTACGAGATCGTGAAGGAGAAGGTGCCGCGCCCGGAGCAGCCGCTGGACGCCGTCTACGACGAGCTGGCCGCGCGCTTCCCGGAGGCGGACGCCGACCGCCAGGACGGGCTGCGGCTCTCCTGGCCGGCGGAGCGGAGGTGGGCGCACCTGCGCCCCTCCGGGACGGAGCCCATCGTCCGGGTGATCTGCGAGGCGCCCACGCGCGGCGAGGCCGCGGCGCTGGTGGAGGCGCTGCGGGCGGCGCTGCCGGAATGAGTGCGGGAGTGCGAAGTGCGAGAGTGCGAAAGCGGACCGGGGTGAGCGGCACTGCAGGAGCTCGAAGACACCCACACGAGAAGAAGGACGCGCTATGTGCGGCATCGTAGGATACATCGGTGAGCAGCAGGTGGCTCCCCTCCTGCTCCACGGGCTGAAGCGCCTGGAGTACCGCGGCTACGACTCGGCGGGCGTGGCCGTGGTGCGCAACGGCACCATCCAGGTCCGCAAGGAGGCCGGGAAGATCGCGGAGCTGGAGAAGCTGGTGGCGGAGGAGCCGGTGGAGGGGAACTACGGGATCGGCCACACGCGCTGGGCGACGCACGGCCCCCCCACGGAGCGCAACGCGCACCCCCACGTGAGCGAGAAGGGCGACTTCGCGCTGGTGCACAACGGCATCGTGGAGAACGCCGGGACGCTGCGGAAGCTGCTCCAGGACCGCGGCCACGTCTTCAAGTCGGAGACGGACACCGAGGTGCTGGTGCACCTGATCGAGGAGGTGTACGACCAGGGCGAGGGGCGCGCCAAGGACTCGCTGGAACGGGCCGTGGAGACGGCGCTGCGGCAGGTGGAGGGGACGTACGGGATCGCCGTGGTCTCCACGCGCGACCCCGACAAGATCGTGGTGGCGCGCCTCGGGAGCCCGCTGCTGATCGGCGTGGGGGAGAACAGCGAGACGTTCGTGGCCTCGGACGCGTCGGCGGTGATCGCGCACACGCGCGACGTCATCTACCTGGACGACGGGGACATGGCGACCATCACCCGCAACGGGTACACGGTGCACCGCCCGGCGCAGGGGCCGGTGGACCGCCCCGTCAGCCGGGTGGACTGGGACCTGGAGGAGGTGGAGCGCGGCGGGTACCCGCACTTCATGCTCAAGGAGATCATGGAGCAGCCCAGCACCCTGCGCGAGACCATGCGCGGGCGCCTCCTGGCGGAGGAGGGCGGGGTGAAGCTGGGCGGCCTCACCGGGATGGACGACGAGCTGCGCTCCATCCAGCGCATCATCATCCTGGGGTGCGGCACCTCCTGGCACAGCGGGCTGATCGGCGAGTACATGCTGGAGGACATCGCCCGCATCCCCACGGAGGTGGAATACGCGTCGGAGTTCCGCTACCGGCGGCCGGTGGTGGAGCCGAACACGCTCTCCATCTCCATCTCGCAGTCCGGCGAGACGGCGG from Longimicrobiaceae bacterium includes the following:
- the glmS gene encoding glutamine--fructose-6-phosphate transaminase (isomerizing), which codes for MCGIVGYIGEQQVAPLLLHGLKRLEYRGYDSAGVAVVRNGTIQVRKEAGKIAELEKLVAEEPVEGNYGIGHTRWATHGPPTERNAHPHVSEKGDFALVHNGIVENAGTLRKLLQDRGHVFKSETDTEVLVHLIEEVYDQGEGRAKDSLERAVETALRQVEGTYGIAVVSTRDPDKIVVARLGSPLLIGVGENSETFVASDASAVIAHTRDVIYLDDGDMATITRNGYTVHRPAQGPVDRPVSRVDWDLEEVERGGYPHFMLKEIMEQPSTLRETMRGRLLAEEGGVKLGGLTGMDDELRSIQRIIILGCGTSWHSGLIGEYMLEDIARIPTEVEYASEFRYRRPVVEPNTLSISISQSGETADTLWAMREAKQQGATTLGVVNSVGSTIARETDAGVYLHAGPEIGVASTKAFTSQVVVLGLITVHLGRLRGTLTASRGREIVRALQQLPEQVASILEMDPAIRELAEEYVDSRNFLYLGRGYNFPAALEGALKLKEISYIHAEGYPAAEMKHGPIALIDEEMPVVVIAPRDGVYDKVRSNIDEVKARGGCIIGIITEGDTELLDVVDHVIQIPRSHDALTPILASVPLQLLAYHIAVLRGCNVDQPRNLAKSVTVE